Proteins from a single region of Thunnus albacares chromosome 14, fThuAlb1.1, whole genome shotgun sequence:
- the nid1a gene encoding nidogen-1, translated as MVWQEQGWLVCATFLGFVASVQSITRGELFPFGPSARDQLLETGTDQTHRFELDKPILFYDGTFDSIFINTNGFVATAEPSSESTYLGKMTPEFGMIAALQGDLDTSDAVGKVFFRQDISPDTLRRAADHINRAFPEDDEVSPTHVVVITWVDVASKEPQSKGDGINKKRNTFQLVIASLETASYAIVLYTRDGIQFATTPVDDSRVIMQAGFSKGLVQGFLYSSQGPYYRTTTDDEGSVRALAEQTNSGLRGVWVYEIGTSPYFTNVAPGEVTDLPTEATLQEAGQQVEYPPYETEGGPIEIHPVQYQPHQPDNPEVVVVDDTDINVDVFSYNLGTCANNRNKCSQFSDCKDYSGGYCCHCRPGFYGNGIQCVAEGKPQRMNGKVHGKVYVGDSPSLIEFNSNDLHSYVVVNDGRSYVAISDIPYTLGPSLQPLSALGGVIGWAFALEQPGFRNGFSIVGGEFTRQAEVTFLPGNEKLTIRQEFKGIDEHDHLVVSTTLEGRVPEVSRGSTVQIDPYSEIYQYSNNLITSSSNRDYVVSFPDGTTETRTYQWRQTITFQSCLHDESLRDMKPTQMLSVDQVFVMYDANNELIRFAMSNKIGDTNGGQPAENPCFTGRHGCDTNAVCRPGQGTHFTCQCAAGFNGDGRTCYDIDECRENTQICGSHAICNNQPGTFRCECEDGYRFGTDGQTCIEVNQPVDACEEGTHNCDIPERAQCSYTGGSSYICSCLPGFVGDGRVCQDVDECQSGRCHQDANCHNTQGSFTCQCRPGYYGDGLHCSPERTKTRCQVHRDSLLGVTEYGPRGPRPPVGQYIPTCDENGAYEAMQCHGSTGYCWCVDQNGQEIPGTRSGPGSSRPMCIDNGGVPPPVGPTPRPGVLPLPPGTHLLYAQSGRIEHVPLEGYDMKKDDAKALLHLPEKVIIGVAYDCVEKMVYWTDITSPSISKASIQGGEPIPVIRSDLHSPEGIAIDHLGRTMFWTDSMKDHIEVASLDGSQRHVIVDSDLVNPRAIIADPPSGTLYWADWNRDAPKIETSHMDGSNRRVLVKDDLGLPNGLTYDSQSSMLCWADAGTHKMECMHPGRGDRRQVMEGIQYPFGIASFGKNIYYTDWRRDAVIAVDRYAGRESDEFQPQKRTKLYGIAIAYAQCPSGQNYCAVNNGGCTHLCLATPNGRSCKCPENAVGCVERQSGY; from the exons ATGGTTTGGCAGGAGCAAGGATGGCTCGTCTGTGCGACTTTTCTCGGATTTGTGGCGTCGGTGCAGAGCATAACGCGAGGGGAGCTTTTTCCTTTCGGTCCAAGCGCAAGAGACCAGTTACTGGAAACGGGGACTGATCAGACGCACCGATTTGAACTGGACAAGCCAATATTATTTTATGATGGCACTTTCGACAGCATCTTT atcaaCACCAATGGTTTTGTTGCCACAGCAGAGCCATCAAGCGAGTCGACATATCTTGGCAAAATGACGCCAGAATTCGGCATGATTGCAGCTCTGCAAGGAGACCTGGACACAAGTGATGCTGTGGGGAAAGTTTTCTTCCGTCAAGACATTAGTCCGGACACTCTGCGTCGGGCAGCCGACCACATCAACAGGGCCTTCCCAGAAGATGATGAAGTCAGTCCTACCCATGTTGTGGTGATCACCTGGGTAGATGTTGCCTCTAAAGAACCTCAAAGCAAAGGAGATGGCATCAACAAGAAG agaaacaccttcCAGCTGGTCATTGCATCCCTGGAGACCGCCTCATATGCTATCGTCCTGTATACAAGGGATGGGATACAGTTTGCCACCACGCCTGTAGATGACAGTAGGGTGATCATGCAAGCTGGCTTCAGTAAGGGTCTTGTCCAGGGTTTCCTGTACTCTAGTCAGGGACCGTACTATCGCACCACCACTGATGACGAGGGATCCGTCAGGGCTTTAGCAGA ACAGACCAACTCTGGCCTCCGGGGTGTATGGGTGTATGAGATTGGAACTTCTCCTTATTTTACCAACGTGGCTCCAGGTGAGGTCACTGACCTGCCCACTGAGGCCACGctgcaggaggcaggacagCAAGTGGAGTACCCTCCTTACGAGACAGAAGGGGGGCCAATTGAAATCCATCCAGTTCAGTACCAGCCACATCAACCTGACAATCCagaagtggtggtggtggatgaCACAGATATAAATGTAGATG TGTTCTCATACAACCTTGGGACATGTGCGAATAACAGAAATAAGTGCTCCCAGTTCTCTGACTGCAAGGACTACTCCGGTGGATACTGCTGTCACTGCAGGCCTGGCTTCTATGGCAACGGCATACAGTGTGTGGCAGAAG GAAAGCCTCAGAGGATGAATGGTAAAGTGCATGGAAAAGTTTATGTAGGCGACTCTCCTTCTCTGATTGAGTTTAACAGCAACGATCTCCACTCATATGTGGTGGTGAATGACGGCCGCTCCTATGTGGCCATCAGTGACATCCCTTACACCCTTGGCCCCTCACTGCAGCCCCTGTCAGCCCTCGGTGGTGTGATTGGGTGGGCATTTGCTCTGGAGCAGCCTGGATTCAGGAATGGCTTCAGTATTGTTG GGGGAGAGTTCACACGCCAGGCTGAAGTGACCTTTCTGCCAGGGAATGAGAAGCTGACCATCAGGCAGGAGTTCAAAGGCATCGATGAACACGACCACCTGGTGGTGAGCACCACCCTGGAAGGCCGGGTTCCTGAGGTGTCTCGCGGCTCCACTGTGCAGATCGACCCTTACTCTGAGATCTACCAGTACAGCAACAACT TGATCACCTCATCCTCCAATCGGGACTACGTAGTGAGCTTTCCCGATGGCACCACTGAGACCAGGACGTATCAGTGGCGTCAGACCATCACCTTCCAGAGTTGCCTACATGACGAGTCTTTGAGAGACATGAAACCCACACAGATGCTCAGCGTGGATCAGGTCTTTGTCATGTACGATGCTAATAATGAACTCATCCGGTTCGCCATGAGCAACAAGATCGGGGACACCAACG GAGGACAGCCAGCGGAGAACCCATGTTTCACTGGAAGACACGGCTGCGACACCAACGCTGTTTGTCGACCTGGACAGGGGACCCACTTCACCTGCCAGTGTGCTGCTGGCTTCAATGGTGACGGTCGCACGTGCTATG ACATTGATGAGTGCAGAGAGAATACTCAGATCTGCGGCTCCCATGCTATCTGCAACAACCAGCCCGGGACCTTCCGCTGTGAATGTGAGGATGGATATCGGTTTGGCACTGATGGGCAGACCTGCATCG AGGTTAATCAACCCGTGGACGCCTGTGAAGAAGGCACCCATAACTGTGATATTCCTGAGCGAGCTCAGTGCAGCTACACTGGAGGTTCCTCCTATATCTGCTCCTGCCTGCCAGGGTTCGTAGGAGATGGTAGAGTCTGCCAAG ACGTAGATGAGTGCCAGTCTGGCAGGTGCCACCAGGACGCCAATTGTCATAACACCCAGGGATCCTTTACCTGCCAGTGCAGGCCAGGTTACTATGGCGACGGCCTCCACTGCTCTCCAG AGAGGACAAAAACACGATGTCAGGTCCACAGAGACAGTCTCCTGGGTGTGACAGAATATGGTCCACGGGGCCCACGGCCTCCTGTTGGACAGTACATCCCCACATGCGACGAGAATGGCGCCTATGAAGCTATGCAGTGCCACGGCAGCACGGGATATTGCTGGTGCGTGGACCAAAACGGACAGGAGATCCCAGGGACTCGCTCTGGGCCTGGGAGCAGCAGACCAATGT GCATCGACAATGGTGGTGTGCCACCACCTGTTGGACCCACACCCCGACCCGGTGTCTTGCCTCTGCCTCCAGGAACACACCTGTTGTATGCCCAGAGTGGCAGGATAGAGCATGTCCCGCTGGAGGGTTATGATATGAAGAAAGATGATGCCAAGGCTCTCCTTCATCTCCCT GAGAAGGTAATCATTGGAGTAGCCTATGACTGTGTGGAAAAAATGGTCTACTGGACAGACATCACATCTCCATCCATCAGCAAGGCCAGCATCCAGGGGGGAGAGCCCATTCCAGTCATTAGATCAG aTTTGCACAGCCCAGAGGGCATCGCCATCGACCACCTGGGACGAACTATGTTCTGGACGGACTCTATGAAGGACCACATCGAGGTGGCTTCTCTGGACGGATCTCAGCGACATGTCATTGTAGACTCTGATCTCGTCAACCCCCGTGCTATTATTGCGGACCCCCCCAGTGG TACTCTGTACTGGGCCGACTGGAACCGAGACGCCCCAAAGATCGAGACCTCACACATGGATGGATCCAACAGGAGGGTGCTGGTTAAGGATGATCTCGGCCTGCCGAACGGCTTAACTTACGACTCTCAGAGCTCTATGCTTTGTTGGGCAGACGCAG GCACGCATAAAATGGAGTGCATGCATCCTGGCCGGGGTGATCGCAGACAAGTTATGGAGGGGATTCAGTACCCTTTTGGAATTGCGTCTTTTGGGAAGAACATCTACTACACTGACTGGAGGAG GGATGCCGTGATTGCAGTGGACCGCTATGCTGGCAGGGAGTCAGATGAGTTCCAGCCTCAGAAACGCACCAAGTTATATGGAATTGCCATAGCTTACGCCCAGTGTCCTTCAG GACAAAACTACTGTGCTGTGAACAACGGGGGCTGTACTCACCTCTGTTTAGCAACACCAAACGGTCGCTCCTGCAAATGTCCCGAAAACGCAGTGGGCTGCGTGGAGAGACAGAGCGGGTACTGA